A window of Clostridia bacterium contains these coding sequences:
- a CDS encoding ABC transporter permease codes for MPRKLRIQLALLDNLIWVIVAVFFLVNVLITPKFATYGNLVNILYHSAIMSMLVLAEGLILIIGCLDLSIDSILAFAPGVAMLLATRWLPGGLDPLAAILITLAIGAVIGLFNGYLIARVGVNPFLQTLSVEIMLRGLVLFLLPLSIFPLDPVYTFVGQARTVGNIPVAVPTMLLIYLLFHFLLQYTTYGRNFMATGGNPRASFVSGINTERVIISAFALSGLLAAVAGLLTAGRQGSVSNSMGEGMVMLAFAGAILGGASLQGGKGTPLGMLGGALLLGMISNSLNLLGVEVTLVYATQGALIFVAIIIDRVRVKVRNYLLHQEQLRKLATDEGKRQGESYSAAV; via the coding sequence ATGCCGAGAAAGTTGCGCATCCAGTTGGCATTGCTCGACAATTTGATTTGGGTGATTGTTGCTGTCTTCTTTCTGGTTAACGTACTCATCACACCCAAATTTGCTACTTACGGCAACCTGGTCAATATACTCTACCACTCAGCCATAATGAGCATGCTGGTCTTGGCAGAGGGTCTCATTTTGATAATTGGTTGCCTTGACCTATCAATTGATTCCATTCTCGCTTTCGCTCCTGGAGTGGCGATGCTATTGGCCACCAGGTGGCTGCCGGGAGGTCTGGATCCCCTGGCAGCAATCCTGATAACCCTTGCTATCGGGGCCGTGATAGGGCTGTTCAACGGGTATTTAATAGCGCGAGTGGGAGTCAACCCGTTTTTGCAGACTCTGTCAGTGGAAATCATGCTCAGGGGGCTGGTTCTTTTCTTGCTTCCGCTGTCCATCTTTCCGCTAGATCCAGTCTACACATTCGTAGGGCAGGCAAGAACCGTAGGCAACATCCCGGTCGCAGTGCCGACAATGCTACTGATTTACCTGCTGTTTCATTTCCTGCTTCAGTATACGACATACGGCCGCAACTTCATGGCAACCGGAGGGAATCCCAGGGCGAGTTTTGTTTCAGGCATCAATACCGAGCGGGTAATCATATCAGCTTTTGCTTTGAGTGGCCTTCTGGCAGCGGTGGCCGGTCTCCTTACTGCAGGCCGGCAGGGATCGGTTTCGAACTCTATGGGAGAGGGTATGGTCATGCTTGCTTTTGCGGGGGCCATACTCGGCGGGGCCAGCCTCCAGGGTGGTAAAGGCACTCCTCTGGGGATGCTCGGCGGAGCGCTCCTACTGGGGATGATATCCAATTCACTCAACCTTCTTGGCGTCGAAGTGACACTGGTTTACGCCACGCAAGGGGCGCTGATTTTCGTGGCCATAATAATCGACCGGGTTCGGGTCAAAGTTCGGAACTACCTTTTGCACCAGGAGCAGCTGAGAAAGCTTGCTACTGACGAAGGGAAGAGGCAGGGAGAGAGCTACTCTGCTGCTGTCTGA
- a CDS encoding sugar ABC transporter ATP-binding protein, translated as MNRSGLERSACTGRGEVLLRLKNVSKVFPGTVALRQVNLEVARGEVHGIIGKNGAGKSTLVGIIAGIITPTTGEIWVDRQRFAALSRAAAKKAGIAIVTQEPQVVLDLAVAENLFLGDYTGRGSVIRWKELYERAERILGEADFRFDVRTRAGDLSISEQQLLLVIKACYVENAQIVILDEVSASLSQDGQETLYRIIEQQKRQGRTVLFISHRTDELLQVCDRVTVLRDGESVATQDCSALDKKTLSSLIVGQGYGTQLAAEEKPSCRSADAETVLAVKDLTKAGTFHHISFEVKKGEIVGLAGLRGSGRTEILKGIAGIDPVDGGWVVIGGRRVRFSSPHQALGNGVVYLPEDREAEGLISGSSIRENLTLNALRQISRGGLIDRRKESGLVGTLVDMLQIKAASPEQEVRQLSGGNRQKVVIGRILAARPRVFLLDEPTKGIDIAAKESILNIIKNRLSESAGIVITSPGLEDLIMVCDRILVLYNGQIIAEFTRGEFDERTLYLAIQGVTEEEAGERVAR; from the coding sequence ATGAACAGGTCCGGATTGGAAAGGTCCGCGTGTACCGGCCGGGGTGAAGTCCTACTCCGACTTAAGAACGTGTCCAAGGTATTTCCGGGAACGGTGGCTTTGCGGCAGGTCAACCTCGAGGTTGCGAGAGGTGAGGTTCACGGGATCATAGGCAAGAATGGAGCGGGGAAATCGACTCTGGTAGGGATTATAGCCGGCATCATTACCCCTACCACGGGCGAGATTTGGGTTGACAGGCAGCGCTTTGCAGCCCTGTCCCGGGCGGCTGCCAAAAAAGCTGGCATCGCCATTGTCACCCAGGAACCGCAGGTTGTCCTTGACCTCGCTGTGGCTGAAAATCTGTTCCTGGGCGACTATACCGGACGCGGCTCGGTTATAAGGTGGAAGGAGCTTTACGAAAGGGCAGAGCGGATACTGGGTGAGGCTGATTTCCGTTTCGACGTGCGTACCCGGGCGGGAGACCTGTCAATAAGCGAGCAGCAGCTCCTGCTGGTAATTAAGGCCTGCTATGTTGAAAACGCTCAGATTGTAATACTCGACGAAGTTTCAGCCTCCCTCTCACAGGATGGCCAGGAGACCCTATACCGGATTATTGAGCAGCAAAAGCGCCAAGGCAGAACAGTTCTCTTCATTTCCCACCGAACCGATGAGCTTCTGCAGGTGTGCGACCGGGTTACTGTCCTGCGCGATGGAGAGTCGGTCGCTACCCAGGACTGCTCCGCCCTGGACAAAAAGACACTTTCTTCCTTAATTGTGGGGCAGGGATACGGAACTCAGCTTGCTGCAGAAGAAAAACCCTCATGCCGATCGGCAGATGCCGAGACGGTGTTGGCAGTAAAAGACTTGACCAAAGCTGGGACGTTCCACCATATCTCTTTCGAGGTAAAAAAGGGTGAAATTGTCGGTCTTGCAGGGCTGAGGGGTAGCGGCCGCACTGAGATCTTGAAAGGAATTGCCGGTATAGATCCGGTCGATGGAGGGTGGGTGGTAATCGGTGGCAGGAGAGTGCGCTTCTCAAGTCCTCATCAGGCGCTTGGAAACGGAGTAGTATACCTGCCCGAAGATAGGGAGGCCGAAGGTCTTATTTCTGGTTCCAGCATCAGGGAGAACCTGACTCTGAACGCTCTTCGGCAGATAAGCAGGGGCGGCCTGATCGACAGGAGAAAAGAAAGCGGCCTCGTCGGCACTCTAGTGGATATGCTCCAGATCAAAGCCGCTTCGCCAGAGCAGGAAGTCCGGCAGCTGAGCGGGGGAAATCGCCAAAAGGTAGTAATCGGCAGAATCCTGGCCGCCAGGCCGAGAGTATTCCTGCTTGATGAGCCTACGAAAGGGATCGACATTGCGGCCAAGGAAAGTATTCTCAACATTATCAAGAACAGGCTTTCAGAATCAGCCGGAATTGTGATCACCTCTCCAGGGCTTGAGGATCTTATTATGGTCTGCGACCGGATACTGGTGCTTTATAATGGTCAGATAATCGCAGAGTTTACCCGAGGCGAATTCGATGAGAGGACTTTGTATCTTGCTATTCAGGGCGTAACAGAAGAAGAGGCCGGGGAAAGAGTTGCCCGATAA
- the hisD gene encoding histidinol dehydrogenase: MEYIKKAKGNLSAQDGIQEVVAAILEQVKSEGDRALLELTERYDGVRLTSLKVPREETEKAYQQVPHETVENLKFAAEQIRFFALQQLSCLKPLECQNIPGVTLGHRLIPVPSCGAYVPAGRYPLPSTALMSIIPAKVAGVRRVSACSPPTRAYSGIHPVVLVAMDIAGADEVYCMGGAQAIAAYAYGTASVSPVDMIVGPGNRFVTEAKRQVSGQVGIDMLAGPSEVLIIADDSASPRYVAVDLLAKCEHDPASVAILVTTSRGLAEKVEDMIREELQTLGTAELAAKTWEENGQIILVDSLEEAAEVSDRIAPEHLQLQTCNNEMLVSSLHNYGSLFIGDYAPVAFGDYVSGTNHTLPTMGCARFTNGVWVGTFLKVASYQRVTREGAAALAGPCSHLAGVEGLLAHQRAAELRKH; encoded by the coding sequence CCGCGCTTTGTTGGAGCTTACCGAGCGGTACGACGGGGTGCGCCTAACTAGCCTCAAGGTTCCCAGAGAGGAGACGGAAAAAGCCTACCAGCAGGTACCCCATGAGACGGTAGAAAACCTGAAGTTTGCAGCCGAACAGATAAGGTTTTTTGCCCTGCAGCAGCTGTCCTGTCTTAAACCTCTAGAATGCCAGAATATCCCAGGGGTTACCCTTGGCCACAGGCTGATCCCGGTTCCGTCCTGCGGGGCCTACGTACCGGCAGGACGTTACCCGTTGCCATCCACTGCGCTGATGTCAATTATCCCCGCCAAAGTGGCGGGAGTAAGACGCGTGTCCGCATGCTCGCCCCCCACCAGAGCCTACTCAGGGATTCACCCGGTGGTGCTGGTGGCCATGGACATTGCTGGAGCTGACGAGGTTTACTGCATGGGTGGGGCCCAGGCCATCGCTGCCTATGCCTACGGTACGGCCAGCGTTTCCCCGGTGGATATGATTGTCGGTCCGGGAAACCGGTTCGTCACTGAGGCGAAGAGGCAGGTGAGCGGACAGGTAGGGATCGATATGCTGGCCGGTCCCAGTGAGGTTCTGATTATCGCTGACGACTCCGCGTCCCCACGTTACGTAGCAGTAGATCTTCTGGCGAAGTGCGAGCACGACCCGGCGTCAGTTGCGATTCTGGTAACCACCAGCCGTGGTTTGGCCGAGAAGGTAGAGGACATGATCAGGGAGGAACTGCAGACTCTCGGAACAGCCGAGCTGGCCGCAAAGACATGGGAAGAAAACGGCCAGATTATTCTTGTGGATAGCCTTGAGGAAGCAGCAGAGGTCTCCGATCGCATTGCTCCGGAACACCTTCAGTTGCAGACCTGCAACAACGAGATGCTGGTTTCCAGCCTGCACAATTACGGTTCTCTCTTTATAGGCGACTATGCTCCTGTGGCTTTTGGTGACTATGTCTCCGGTACCAACCACACCCTGCCCACGATGGGCTGCGCGCGCTTTACCAACGGTGTCTGGGTAGGCACCTTTCTCAAGGTTGCCTCCTACCAAAGGGTTACCCGGGAAGGAGCAGCTGCGCTTGCTGGGCCTTGTTCTCACCTTGCGGGTGTTGAGGGGCTCCTCGCCCACCAGCGGGCCGCAGAGCTTAGAAAACACTGA